The following are encoded together in the bacterium genome:
- a CDS encoding D-alanine--D-alanine ligase: protein MKNRRIAVLMGGPSSEREISLKSGNCVLKALKEANLHVTAFDVNRELPDRLIKEKIDLVFIALHGKPGEDGTIQGMLDILNIPYTGSGVIASALSMNKIASKRLFQTAGIPTPEFRVMSKGKCHINPLENFPIVVKPSSEGSTIGISIVRKEDEFEKALKTAFHYDDNIICEKYIGGKEITVGILEEKALPVIEIIPKFGFYDFNAKYKKKSTDFVVPAELKKEKSARIKQIALKAHKILGCYGMSRVDIKLDCKLNPYVLEINTIPGLTETSLLPKAAQAAGISFIELCLRLLDLAIKKHEK from the coding sequence ATGAAAAATAGGCGTATTGCTGTTTTGATGGGAGGGCCTTCTTCTGAGAGAGAAATATCTCTAAAAAGCGGGAATTGTGTACTAAAGGCTCTTAAAGAGGCTAATCTGCATGTTACTGCTTTTGATGTTAATAGAGAGTTGCCTGACAGGCTGATAAAAGAGAAAATAGATCTGGTATTCATTGCTCTTCACGGAAAACCCGGAGAGGATGGAACAATTCAGGGAATGCTCGATATATTAAACATTCCATATACAGGATCCGGAGTTATTGCAAGTGCACTCTCTATGAATAAAATAGCTTCCAAGCGTTTGTTTCAGACTGCTGGAATTCCGACTCCAGAGTTCAGAGTAATGAGCAAAGGCAAATGTCATATTAATCCTTTGGAGAACTTTCCTATAGTTGTTAAGCCATCTAGCGAGGGCTCAACAATCGGAATATCTATCGTAAGAAAAGAAGATGAATTCGAGAAAGCTCTGAAAACTGCTTTCCATTATGATGATAATATAATATGCGAAAAGTATATAGGCGGAAAAGAAATAACAGTTGGTATATTAGAGGAGAAAGCCTTGCCGGTAATTGAAATTATTCCAAAATTCGGATTTTACGACTTTAATGCAAAATATAAGAAAAAATCCACGGATTTCGTTGTGCCTGCAGAGCTGAAAAAAGAGAAAAGCGCCAGGATAAAGCAAATAGCTCTCAAGGCGCATAAGATACTTGGATGCTACGGGATGTCAAGAGTGGATATAAAACTTGACTGCAAACTAAATCCCTATGTTTTAGAGATTAATACAATCCCAGGTCTTACAGAAACAAGTCTTCTGCCAAAAGCCGCACAGGCGGCTGGAATAAGTTTCATAGAACTCTGTCTGAGATTACTGGATCTGGCAATCAAGAAACATGAAAAGTAG
- the ftsA gene encoding cell division protein FtsA gives MRTRKDIVTALDIGTSKICAMVGKLDKENSIEIIGIGTVPTRGLKKGLIVNIDIVTDDIKEALREAEKTSELEIPSVFIGIGGGHIKTVNSKGSVPVRREDREITIEDTRNVIETARAIALPEGREIIQVLPQDFIIDGQAEIKDPIGMNGVKLEIMTHIVTGMVTHTQNFIKSVNQAGFKIEDIVFNLLASSESVLSQSEKELGVLLIEMGAGTTNFVIFEKDSLKYSQVLAIGGNHITNDIAIGLHISTQEAEKIKKKYGVGLDMETNTNNQENSDHFSIYQLSEIVQPRIAETVRIVKEEIERADFVNIIASGVVLTGGSSLLKGMSSTVRDIFNLPTRIGTPNLAYQLGDIPDKPSYSTCIGLLQYGSDFRKFGGTSKFENKNLMGRMTGSVKKIFGDFF, from the coding sequence ATGCGAACTCGAAAAGACATTGTAACAGCACTGGATATAGGAACCTCTAAAATATGCGCCATGGTTGGCAAATTGGATAAAGAGAATAGTATAGAAATTATAGGAATAGGAACTGTTCCTACTAGAGGCCTGAAAAAAGGACTTATTGTTAATATTGATATTGTGACCGATGATATCAAGGAAGCTCTTAGAGAGGCAGAAAAGACATCGGAATTAGAAATTCCATCTGTATTCATTGGAATCGGAGGCGGACATATTAAAACAGTTAACAGTAAAGGAAGTGTTCCAGTTAGAAGAGAAGATAGAGAGATAACAATCGAAGATACTCGGAACGTGATAGAAACAGCTAGAGCAATTGCTTTGCCGGAAGGGAGGGAGATTATTCAAGTTCTGCCTCAAGACTTCATTATAGATGGACAGGCAGAGATTAAGGATCCAATCGGCATGAACGGTGTAAAACTTGAAATAATGACCCATATTGTTACTGGAATGGTAACACATACACAGAATTTCATAAAAAGTGTTAATCAGGCTGGGTTTAAGATAGAAGATATTGTATTTAATCTATTAGCCTCTTCTGAATCAGTACTATCGCAGAGTGAAAAAGAGCTTGGCGTTTTATTGATTGAAATGGGAGCTGGCACAACGAATTTTGTTATTTTTGAAAAAGATAGCTTGAAGTACTCTCAGGTGCTAGCAATAGGCGGTAATCATATAACAAATGACATAGCTATAGGTCTTCATATTTCTACACAGGAAGCGGAGAAAATAAAGAAAAAATATGGCGTTGGATTAGATATGGAAACCAATACTAATAATCAGGAGAATTCTGATCATTTCTCCATATATCAGCTTTCAGAGATTGTTCAACCAAGGATTGCAGAAACTGTCCGGATCGTAAAGGAAGAGATAGAAAGAGCGGACTTCGTAAATATAATTGCCTCTGGAGTAGTTCTCACAGGTGGCAGTTCTTTACTTAAAGGAATGTCCTCAACCGTAAGAGATATATTTAATCTGCCAACAAGAATAGGTACGCCAAACCTTGCATACCAGCTTGGAGACATACCTGATAAACCAAGCTATTCAACGTGTATTGGTTTATTACAATATGGCTCTGACTTCAGGAAATTTGGAGGAACATCAAAATTTGAAAATAAAAATCTTATGGGTAGAATGACAGGAAGTGTCAAGAAGATATTTGGAGATTTTTTTTGA
- a CDS encoding ATP-binding protein — translation MKKIEHQKNEFKESWHDSNLKTICAFANTEGGNLYIGIKDNGDIKKLKNLKKLMEDIPNKTRDILGITPKIKLEQKKENKIIKIEIDYSSAPISYHGSFYVRSGSTTTELKGHELSDFLIAKSGQAWDSFIEEKSSIVDIDLHTIEKFKKLSLKRVPFIADEKDPEVILEKLNLIEKGKLKRAAILLFGNNPKKFYTTAYIKMGKFITDTDVISTDEIVGNLFQQIEKTIELLRTKYLISNITYEGIYRKDTLEYPEDALREAVINTVVHRNYIGAHTQLKVYPDRLNLWNIGKLPKDIQIEDLKKPHSSRPRNELMADIFFKAGLIEAWGRGTIKIIDNCKRAGLPEPEFMEEFGGFSITFSKTKAIKKFTATTQKTTQKTTQKTTQKILELIKKNSHITRKEMAKAIGISEDGIKFNLNKLKKKGLLKRVGSDKGGYWKAIDIGRIGR, via the coding sequence ATGAAAAAAATAGAGCATCAGAAAAATGAATTTAAAGAAAGTTGGCATGATAGCAATCTAAAAACTATATGTGCTTTTGCTAATACTGAGGGCGGAAATTTATATATCGGGATTAAGGATAATGGAGACATAAAGAAACTTAAGAATCTCAAAAAACTTATGGAAGATATTCCTAATAAAACAAGAGACATTCTTGGCATTACTCCAAAAATAAAGCTGGAGCAGAAAAAAGAGAATAAAATCATAAAAATTGAGATTGACTATTCCTCTGCCCCAATTTCTTATCATGGGAGTTTTTATGTTAGAAGCGGAAGCACAACAACCGAATTAAAAGGGCATGAACTATCAGATTTTTTAATAGCTAAATCAGGACAGGCATGGGATTCTTTTATAGAAGAAAAGAGTAGTATTGTCGATATTGATCTCCATACGATAGAAAAATTTAAAAAGCTCTCATTAAAAAGAGTTCCTTTTATAGCAGACGAAAAAGATCCTGAAGTTATTTTGGAAAAATTAAATCTGATTGAAAAAGGGAAATTAAAAAGAGCGGCGATTCTTCTTTTTGGCAATAATCCTAAGAAATTTTACACAACTGCCTATATTAAAATGGGCAAATTTATAACAGACACAGATGTTATAAGTACAGACGAAATTGTAGGAAATCTTTTTCAGCAGATAGAGAAAACAATAGAACTTTTAAGGACAAAATACTTGATTTCCAATATAACCTATGAAGGAATATACAGAAAAGATACCTTAGAATATCCTGAAGACGCTTTACGTGAGGCAGTGATCAATACAGTTGTCCACCGCAATTATATTGGGGCACATACTCAGCTAAAAGTATATCCCGACAGATTAAATTTATGGAATATAGGAAAATTGCCAAAGGATATACAAATAGAAGATTTAAAAAAGCCGCATTCATCTCGTCCAAGAAATGAATTAATGGCAGATATATTCTTTAAAGCAGGTTTAATAGAGGCTTGGGGAAGAGGAACTATAAAAATAATAGATAATTGCAAAAGAGCAGGATTGCCTGAACCTGAATTCATGGAAGAGTTTGGAGGTTTTTCAATAACATTTTCCAAGACCAAAGCAATAAAAAAATTTACTGCAACTACCCAGAAAACTACCCAGAAAACTACCCAGAAAACTACCCAGAAAATATTAGAGTTAATTAAGAAAAACTCGCATATTACAAGAAAAGAAATGGCCAAAGCTATTGGCATCAGTGAAGACGGAATTAAGTTTAATCTCAATAAACTAAAGAAAAAGGGATTATTAAAAAGAGTAGGTTCGGATAAAGGTGGATACTGGAAAGCAATAGATATTGGAAGGATTGGAAGATAA
- a CDS encoding FtsQ-type POTRA domain-containing protein, translating to MKSRKTKLRKNVKIAPRISAAPRSHKKVIKKRALQISKIITLFLIIYATFFIVLKFKKFIIHSNYFCINNVIVNNDKFLDNVVILKEINSIKGKNIFTLDINTLRSHCEALADVKTVVIERSFPNTILVDITERIPIGQISYSRNIYGIDEDGVIIRLNESRGLPEIIGLKINNVYSGENITSNPEVSELIKKIITIIKTYNMGRLAEFGSLRNINVKESKNLILDFICQDNEIKIKIGKTNFEEKLAILEDLLSRLGQTQMEKLLYIDLRFGADLNAIPVKYRK from the coding sequence ATGAAAAGTAGAAAAACAAAACTTCGCAAGAATGTTAAAATAGCGCCTAGAATCTCTGCTGCGCCTCGTTCACATAAGAAGGTGATTAAAAAGAGAGCGTTACAGATAAGTAAAATAATAACTCTCTTTCTAATCATATATGCCACTTTCTTCATAGTATTAAAATTTAAAAAATTCATTATTCATTCAAATTACTTTTGTATTAATAATGTTATTGTAAATAACGATAAATTTCTTGATAATGTAGTTATTTTAAAGGAAATTAATAGCATAAAAGGTAAGAATATTTTTACTCTTGATATCAACACGTTGAGATCACACTGTGAGGCACTAGCAGATGTAAAGACGGTTGTTATTGAACGCTCGTTTCCAAATACAATTTTAGTAGATATAACAGAAAGAATTCCTATTGGACAAATATCATATAGTCGCAATATATATGGGATAGATGAAGATGGAGTAATTATTAGGCTTAATGAATCAAGAGGGTTGCCGGAAATAATAGGATTGAAAATAAACAATGTATATTCAGGAGAAAATATTACATCTAATCCCGAAGTGTCTGAATTAATAAAAAAGATTATTACAATTATAAAAACTTATAATATGGGAAGACTTGCTGAATTTGGCAGTTTAAGGAATATAAATGTTAAAGAATCTAAAAATCTAATTCTTGACTTTATATGTCAAGATAATGAAATAAAAATCAAAATAGGCAAAACTAACTTTGAAGAAAAACTCGCAATATTAGAGGATCTTCTAAGTAGACTTGGACAAACTCAAATGGAAAAACTTCTCTACATAGATCTGCGTTTTGGAGCGGATTTAAATGCTATTCCTGTAAAATACAGAAAGTAA
- the murB gene encoding UDP-N-acetylmuramate dehydrogenase, whose amino-acid sequence MNKKLTKELCNLIKGEIRFNELLSKHTSFRIGGHADVWIYPKDISDIKNTLMFCNSYNIPVTILGGGTNVLISDKGIRGVVLNLEHGLCDIKIKGERITCGTGALLSKLLKQSARKELTGLEFTAGIPGTVGGAVSMNAGTKKNQKSKIKNQNLEYMGIGDLVESVKVIDMNGNISELGKNDLSFGYRKSNLYEYIIVEAELKLKRGKEKEINDRISRLLEHKKSTQVLDIPSAGCIFKNPDIHSSGRLIDKAGLKGLVIGDAQISEKHANFIVNNGNAKAQDVLELIKKIKLTVFEKTGVKLEEEIKVIGMQ is encoded by the coding sequence ATGAATAAAAAATTGACTAAGGAGCTCTGTAATTTGATAAAAGGAGAGATCAGGTTTAATGAACTTTTATCCAAGCACACCTCTTTTAGAATTGGTGGACATGCGGATGTGTGGATATATCCAAAAGATATTTCAGATATCAAAAACACTCTCATGTTCTGCAATAGTTATAATATTCCTGTTACAATCCTTGGTGGAGGAACAAATGTTTTAATCAGCGATAAAGGAATAAGAGGCGTTGTGTTGAATTTGGAACATGGATTATGTGATATCAAAATAAAAGGAGAACGTATTACTTGTGGGACTGGCGCCTTGCTCTCAAAGCTTCTAAAACAGTCTGCACGAAAAGAACTTACAGGGCTTGAATTTACTGCAGGAATTCCAGGGACTGTTGGCGGCGCAGTGAGTATGAATGCGGGAACAAAAAAAAATCAAAAATCAAAAATCAAAAATCAAAATTTAGAATATATGGGAATTGGGGATTTGGTTGAATCAGTAAAAGTAATTGACATGAATGGAAATATATCTGAACTTGGAAAAAATGACCTGAGTTTTGGGTATCGTAAATCTAATCTATATGAATACATAATAGTTGAAGCAGAGTTAAAACTAAAAAGAGGAAAAGAAAAAGAAATCAATGACCGCATATCCAGACTTTTGGAGCACAAAAAGTCCACACAGGTTCTTGACATACCAAGCGCAGGGTGTATATTTAAAAATCCGGATATCCATTCTTCCGGCAGGTTAATTGATAAAGCCGGTTTAAAAGGGCTTGTTATCGGAGATGCGCAGATTTCGGAGAAACATGCTAACTTTATTGTCAATAACGGCAATGCAAAAGCTCAGGATGTTTTAGAACTTATTAAAAAAATAAAATTAACAGTTTTTGAAAAAACTGGTGTAAAATTAGAAGAAGAAATTAAAGTAATAGGTATGCAATAA